One part of the Rutidosis leptorrhynchoides isolate AG116_Rl617_1_P2 chromosome 1, CSIRO_AGI_Rlap_v1, whole genome shotgun sequence genome encodes these proteins:
- the LOC139870390 gene encoding uncharacterized protein: MNALKFCKTTSYHSLFLYKHSTYTQIKNPNAIIISRRRTKLFELRASVDGQEDRNRSERRSFLTLEEAGLVEMSGLSSHEAFLCRLTISSLNLLRVIGEQEECSIEELNAGKVCDWFLKDKLKGEQNLDAVLQWNESDFQL, from the exons ATGAATGCACTAAAATTTTGCAAGACTACAAGTTATCATTCATTATTTCTCTATAAGCATTCGACTTATACACAAATCAAGAATCCAAATGCCATTATTATAAGTCGTAGGAGAACAAAGTTATTCGAATTAAGAGCAAGTGTTGATGGACAAGAAGATAGAAATAGATCAGAGAGACGAAGCTTCTTGACGTTAGAAGAAGCCGGTCTTGTTGAAATGTCCGGTCTGAGCTCCCATGAAGCTTTTTTATGTCGCTTGACG ATATCGTCGCTAAACCTGTTGAGAGTGATAGGAGAGCAAGAAGAGTGCAGTATTGAAGAACTAAATGCAGGGAAGGTTTGTGATTGGTTTTTGAAGGACAAACTTAAAGGAGAGCAGAATTTGGATGCTGTTCTTCAATGGAATGAATCTGATTTCCAGTTATAA